GAAATTCTCGATGTATTTCGAAACTCCGCAGACCCAGTGCTTATCGCATCTGAAATCGCTGAACACGTCGACATTAGCCGTCGAGCCGTTAACTACCGGCTCACAAATTTGGAGGATGAAGGGATCCTGCGGTCAAAACAGGTGGGTGGCAGAAGCACTGTCTGGTGGCTACCAGGATACACGAAAACTTGAATTACTCACGTCACCCGCTATCCCTGGAAAATTCAAAAAATGTTAAACACATGTCCCCATATTCAAGCGCATGACATCCCTACAGGTCACACTCCTAATAATTGGCTTTCAGCTACCAGATTCCACAGCAGTTGGCATAATCGTAACATTTCTATCTGCAATCTTATTGTACTTTGTTAAGCAAGAGTGGGAAAAGAGAAAAATGAGGAAGGCACTATTGATTGAAGTAAAAAATATGAAAGGACTTGCGCAGTGTGCTGATTCAATGGATCGCATTAATAAACCTCCTGGCTATACGATCAAACCAAAAGACGTCCCAGCACCGGGGACAATTCCAACGATTGTTTACGAAGCAAATGCTGGCGAGCTCGGTGTATTTCAATGGTTTAGCAATCAGGAGCTATCTACAATAATGCAGTTCTATAGCGACGTGATGGTATACAAATCAATCATTCATGAAATCAAATCGAACGGAACTGTATCGGATTCCGATCAAGGGGACCTATATAACCACATTAGAGGTGTTTCTGATCAAAGAGACCAAATTATGGAATCCTCTCAGTTTAAGCTGGAAAATTAGCGCAAGAATTTTCTCGGGGTACAACAAGTTAGAGGTATGCAAGTGAGAGCGATCCCGATAACCCTTAGCAATATTGGCGAGGGATTCATTATGAAGGAATACAATGATTGAATCTAATGACTATTTAAATGCTCAGAATAAAGATTTTGAATCAATAAATTCATTTATAGACTATTTGGAATTGGACTACAAAGTAGGAGACTCTCCCGGTGATTTCAACATAATTGCTTCCATTAATAACCTTCCCTCAAAGAGCGAATTTTCCCAAAATATTGAGCGAAACTTCAATATTGTGTTCCAGAATGATGACTTGGTTCTTTTCAAGGCTAAGGTCGATAAGGAGATTGTTTGCCACTATGTGTACTTAGACGATGAGTTCCCAATCTTCTTTACAAAAGCTAATAAAACCGATCAAATTCCCCCTACTATCGAATCATTCCTCCAAAACACCGCTGATGTCGGGAGATTGCAGCTTTCTAGACGTCGAATAGATCAAATAAGGACTGAGCTCGTACGGAAGTATGAGGATGAAATAATAATTCCGTTTTTCAGTGCCAGACGTCCGGTTGATGCAAGTATCTCTGCCAAACGTCGCTCGCAGTTTCAAAGATCGATACAGTACCGTGCGTCTGACGGACTAGAAACCTACCGGGAAATGAAATTTAATTATGGGGTCCTCCCGAAAATAATGGACTTTGAAGTAGCTAATCAGTTCAAATTCCGTGTTAAGCAGGACGGAATTTTAGTTCTATATTCTGGGAGCATATTGGAGCTTTGGGAAAGATTGCAGCAGGAGGTTTCTCGAGCAAAACAGATTAAGGATTCTTCCAATACGGCAGCATATGGAAAGGTTGGCAGTTCGTTTTATCCAAATGATGGAATGACCGTCAGCTCACCTTGGGGGATTGAGGTAAAATCGGGAATCAAGGAAGAGTACTTAGAGAGTTTGCCAACTCATCTTGAGGAAAAATTCTGGGAGTTCGGACTGTCCGAATACCATCCAATGCCGGAGATTCCTGGTTTCACGGCAGAATTAATCGATGAAACTCATTATGAGCGTACAGTACTCAAAACTAAGGGGAACACGGTCAGGGTATTTCCTCGTAAACTCACAGATATTGATCAGACAGTTAGGATTTTCAACTTTGTGAGTGACCATTTTGACTCTGAGTGTGAAGCACAACCTGTTTTATGACTGACCCCATATCGTTTGACAATGAGGGTTGGATTGAGGCCAATGTCCCAAAGCCCCAACTATCTAAATTCAATGATATATTTAATAAGAAATACAACGCTCTTGATTATGAACGTGCTGAAAAAAGCCTGCTGAATAAGATAGAAGCATCTGAAGAACATCATCGATTATTCAAGGCGATAGTCGATGGATTCTCGCCTCGTCATGGAAATGCGGTTACTAAGAGTGATTTTGAACTAGTATTAGTTGACCCGATCTACGAACTATCCGTCAACAGCGCAGAAATATTGCTGGCTATCAAACAGGTACAAAGCATTCATCTATGCTTTGTATATTGTGAAATTGGGGGGGAAAATTACATGGAGTGGGTTAAAAGAATCAACACCACGAATAATGTATATGAGCGGATTTACACCCAGAAAAAGATAAAAGAGCACATTGGGTGTACAGGTCTTGAAATTAGATCAGTCCAGTTCATAACTTTGTGTAGGGAAATAGACTTAATTGAGGTAGATAGCGACATCGTCCGTAATGGTACCGAACCTGATAGCTATGCAATATGGGCGTTAGGAGACGGAGAATCACCTAATGAAGGATCCGGCTCTTCAGCATCAGGGGGTCAAAGCCGACAAATAACTCATCAAGAAGGGCACATTGAGCATCCTGATCTACGTAATATTGCTACTGAAGGAATCGATTTCGTACTGACTGATAATGACGATGTCAAATATTCTATTGGAACCCATCCCATTATTATTCTGGGAGAGGTATTTCAACAACTGTTTCTTGATCAACACGGTACCACCGATTATCCAGACGAATTTGACAAAGCTGACTTTTTACCACTTTTGTAGCAAAATTGAAAATGGGATATAATAGGACGGGTTACGAAAATGCCTTAGAAATTAAAACAGATGATTTACTTTCAATTGGGGCTGATTCTGGTATGATATACAACGATGAAGATGAGATTGAAACAGATCGAGACTATCGTCTCGTGTGGGATAGCAATAGTCCATCCGACATCAAACCAATGGTAAAGCGCAAATATATATCAAATCAAATTCCAAAAGAACTCGGTCGCTTGGCCCTTGAACGAGCAAAGGACGAATTTACTTCTGAATATCTGTCACTGACTGATTTTTAGAGCTACGTAGCATCAAAAACATTAAGATTGTTTTTTGGTCGCTGCCACATTGAATCCTTTGATCCGCATGCCAGCGGCGACCCCCGAGATGATTCGTGACGGAATCACTCGCACGAAGCCCCAGCCGTTTATATACGACTGGACGCCGTCTGTGGAATCTGAATCGTCACGGAGAATGACGGGCGTGACGGGATTTGAACCCGCGACATCTTGGTCCGGAACCAAGGACTCTGTCCACTGAGCTACACGCCCTCGCCACACCGTACCGGACGACGGGACATAACGGTTCTCACTCCTCCCCGCTGACTGGATCGACCTCGCTTCCCTCGACCCGTTCGTCGTCCACGATCGACTCCCGCCAGGTCCCTCGCAGGAACCAGCCTCCGGCGACTACCGCACCGACGATGTGCCCGAGGCTCATCCCGACCCAGATGCCCGTCGCGCCCCAGCCGGCGACGAACGCCAGCAGGAAGACCGCCGGCACGCGTACCCCCCAGAGGTTGAGCCACGAGAGCGCCATCGCGGTCTTCGTGTTGCCGGCGCCGCGAAACCCCCCGAGGACGACCTGCATCACGCCGATGAACGCGAACTCCACGGACCGGATCCGGAGGTACTCGGTCGCGAGCGAGACCGTCTCGGCGGCACCCTCGGTCTCGGCGCCGATGAAGACGGCGTTGATCGGTCGGGCGAGGACGACGGCGACGACGGCGACGAGCAGCAACACACCTCCGGCGGCGGTCGCGGAGAGCCCCACGGCTCGGCCGGCCCGATCCGGCCTCCCGGCTCCGAGGTTCTGACCGACGATCGTCTCGGTCGCCCGGGAGAGCCCGAGCGCCGGGAGGAAGACCAGCGAGATCAGCCGGTTTCCGAGGCCGTAGGCGGCGACGACGGGCGGGGCGAACGAGACGACCATCGCGGTGAGCACGACCAGCGCGAGCGCGTTCGCCGACTGTTCGAGCGAGGTCGGCACCCCCAACCGAGTGATCTCCCAGACGTTCTCGGGGTCGAGACGGAGATGCGAGAGCGCCACGTCGGGACCCAGATCGGTGCCGAAGAGCACGTAGAACGCGAGCGCACTCGCGACCCCGCGCGAGAAGACGGTGGCGATCGCAGCCCCCTCGATGCCGTAGCCCGAGAAGTCGGTCGCGGCGAACAGCGTCGCCTCGAGGTCCGTGAGCGAGAGCCAGACGAACAGCGGGTTCTCGTCGAAGCCGAAGATGAGAAACGGGTCGATGGCGACGTTGATGACGACGCTCACGAGCATCAGCCGCATCGGGAGCTGCGTGTTCCCGTAGCCGCGCATCAGCGCCTCGAAGACGTAGAACCCGAAGAGGAAGGGCAACCCGAGGAAGAAGATCCGCATGTAGTCCGCCGCGAGCGGGATGACGCGTTCCTCGGTGACGGCGTCGCTCGGGAGCAGCGCGAGTGCGGGTTCGGTGTAGAAGTAGCCGACGATCCCCAGCACGCAGGCGAGGATGCCGACGAACGCGATGGTCTGGCCGGCGAACAGCCCCGCGGAGGCGTCGCTCTTCGCGCCGGTGTACTGAGCGACGAGGATGCTCCCGGCGGTCGTGAAGCCGCCGGCGATCGCGATCAGGAGGAAGACGAGCGGGAAGGCGAGGCTGATCGCGCCGACCGCGTCCGCAGAGAGCTGGCCGAGCCAGAGCGTGTCGGCGAGGTTGTAGGTGACCTGGAGCAGCTGAAAGACGACGATCGGCCACGCGAGCCGCAGCATCGGCCGGATCAACGAGCCGTCGGTCAACGATCGCTCGGAGCTGTCCACTACGAACCGAAACGGTGTGTCGCGTGATCAACGCTCTGTTTCGACGCTCGCGGGTCACCGGAAAACGGCCGCTGGTCCGGCGGGAGGCGGGAAAACGGAACGATGGGCTCGCCCCGCGGTCAGGGAGTCTCTCTCGTCTCGAGGGTGAAGTCGGCTTTCGGGTAGGCGACGCAGGTGAGCACGTAGCCGTCCTCGAGTTCGGGCTCCTCGAGCATCTGCTGGTTGTCGTGGACGACGTACTCGCGGGAGTCGCCGTCGGCGACGCGTCCGCCACAGGAGACGCACTGGCCCTCCCGACAGGCGTAGGGAAGGTCCCAGCCCTCGTCCTCGCCGGCCTCGAGCAGCGTCTCGTTGTTCGCGACCTCGACCGTCGTGCCCTCCTTGGTGTACTCGATCTCGAAGTACTCGACCTCGTCCTCAGGGATATCCGCCGGCGAGGGTTCTTCCTCCACCTCCTCGCCGCCTTCGAGTTCGCCCTCCGCGTCCGCGCCGCCGGCGATCGCGCCCGCGGCGGCGCCGCCACCGATCGAGCGGTTCATCGGCTCGGGGAACTCCGTCTCCCGGACGGTCGCCGCCCGGTGTTCGAGCACGTCGTCGGCGATGTCGTCGGGGATCACGCGTTCGGTCCCCCGCGCGAAGTGGAAGACCACGACGACGAGGGTGAGAAAGACCCCGGCCGAGAGTGCGAGCAGATCTACCATGCGCGGGGCTTCGGAGCGGGGGAATAAGGTTATTGTGGATTGCGGTCCGGCGACGTGAGCGGTTCGGGTTCGCGATCGGCGCGGTCATGACGTCGGCGGGCGAAGGGGCGTCATGGACACGACGGTCGCAATCGTCCTCTACGAGGGCTTCGACGAACTGGACGCGATCGGCCCGTACGAGGTCGTCGAGACAGCGCGCGCCTTCGGCGGCGAGATCCGGGCGACGCTCGGAACGCTCGATCCGGTCGAGACGGTGACCGCGAGCCACGGCCTCCGGGTCGCGGTCGACGGGACCCTCTCGGAGACCGAGTTCGACGTCCTGCTCGTCCCCGGTGGGGGCTGGTCGAGCCGTCCAGAACACGGCGCCTGGGGCGAGGCCGAACGCGGTGACCTCCCCCAGAGGATCGCTGTAGCGCACGAGGAGGGCGCGACGGTCGCCTCGGTCTGTACCGGTGGAATGCTCCTCTCGCGTGCGGGCGTCCTCGACGGCAGGCCGGCGACGACCCACGCGAGCGCGCTCGCCGACCTCCGGGAGACGGACGCCGAGGTCGTGGAGGCACGCGTCGTCGACGACGGCGACGTGCTCACCGCGGGCGGGGTCACCTCGGGGCTCGACCTCGCCCTTCACCTCGTCGAACGCGAGTGCGGAGCGGAGCTCGCCGAGCGAGTGGCGACGGAACTGGAGTACGACCGGCGCGAGGTCTACTCGTCGCGGACGACCTCGTGACGGCCGAAGCCGTACCGGAGCCTGTTGCAGAGCCGACGCGAGAACCGGCCCTCGTTGCGCGAGTCGAAGCGCTCGGCGAGCGCCGCGTAGATCAGCGGGACCGGCACCTCCTGGGCCAGTGCCTCCTCGACGGTCCACGTCCCGGTCGAGCCGCCCTCGATCCGGTCGGCGACGGTCCCGAGGTCGCTCCCCTCCTCGGCGAACGCCTCCTCGCAGAGTTCGAGGAGCCACGATCGAATCACCGCGCCGTTGTTCCAGGTGCGCGCGACAGACTCGAGGTCGAGGTCGTACCGACCCTCGGCGAGCAGTTCGAACCCCTCGCCGTACGCTCCCATGAGCGCGTACTCGACGCCGTTGTGGACCATCTTCACGTAGTGGCCAGCACCGCTCTCCCCCATCCGGGCGTGTCCCTCGGGACCGGTCGCGACGGCGTCGAAGACGGGGACGCACTCCTCGTAGGCCCATTCGGGGCCACCGATCATGAGCGAGAACCCCTCCTCGGCGCTCGCCGGCCCGCCGGAGGTCCCGCAGTCGAGGTAGGTCCCCGAACAGGCCGCCGCGCGCTCGACCGAGCGCTCGAAGTGAGAGTTCCCGCCGTCGACGACCACGTCCGACTCCTCGAGGTGTGGATCGAGGTCCGCGAGGGTGGCGTCGACGGCGTCGCCCGCCGGGACCATCAGCCAGATCCGTTTCTCCTCGCCGAGGGCAGCACAGAGCTCCTCGATCGAGGATGCAGGTATCGCGCCCGCCTCCCCGACGGCCTCGACCGCCGCGTCCGAGAGGTCGTAGGCGACGACCTCGTGGCCGGCGGCGAGCGTTCTGTCGACGACGATCCGACCCATCCGCCCCAGTCCGGTGACGCCCAGTTGCATACCGGGTGGTATCGGGGGGTCGGCGTAGTGATTCCGGTCCGTCGCGGCGGAGCGGGCCACTTATTTTCACGTGTTCCCAACCGATCGATGAGATGCCACACGACAGTGACGGCCGGTCGATACGGTACTCGCGACGAGGCGTCCTGCTCACGGGATCGGCGGTCAGCGCCACGGCGCTCGCCGGCTGTCTCGACGACGATCAGGAGGAGACCGAACCGGACGACGGGACGGAGACGGACGCCGACGGCGCTGACGACGAGGACGACGGAGAGGTATCCGATGACGACGCGGAGGACGAGGAGGCAGACGACGACTACGACGTCGCCGACCAGCCGGAGGACGCGAGCGTCTCGTTCGTCGAGCCGGGCGACGGCGACACCGTCGAGACGCCGGTGCACTTTGAGTTCGAGACCGAGGGCTTCGAGCTCGCCTCCGTCGATGAGGACCCGGCGGTCGGCGAGGGCCACCTGCACGTCCTCGGCGAGGACGACTGTTATCCCGACGGCGAGGTCATCCCCGGACCGGCCGACGACCTGGAGGAGGACAACGAGGTATGGCACCTGAGCGACGGCTCGGACACCGCGGAGATCGAGATGGACCCCGGCGAGTACGACGTCTGCGTGCAGATCGGGGACACCCTCCACCGGGCGTTCGGCGAGACCGACGAGATCTCGATCACCGTCGTCGACGAGGGCGAGGGTGAGGGTGACGACGCCTGATAAGGACGGTTGTAACTGGCTGCCGGTGATAGCCGAGCCGGACAGGCGATCACCGGGGAAGAGACGACAACCCGTCCTTATGACGCGACCGCCGAGACGGCAACCTTTATGAAACGTGGTTGGTTTCTGTAGGGCATGAGCGCGATCAGGTCGGTAGTACGTCGGCTCTGAGCCGCTGCCGACACGACCGCGCGCGTTCTTCGACCGTCTCGCGATCAGGGAGAATACATGACAGGAATGGACGACAGCTACGACCCCGAGAGCGTCGAACGCCGCTGGCGAGCGAAGTGGCAGGAGACCGACGTCTACCGCTACGAGGACACCGGCGCGCCCGACTACCGAATCGACACACCGCCGCCGTACCCCACCGGGAACTTCCATATCGGCAACGCGCTGGGCTGGTGTTACATGGACTTCGCCGCCCGTTACCGGCGGCTCGCGGGCTACGACGTGCTCTATCCGCAGGGCTGGGACTGCCACGGCCTGCCGACGGAAGTAAAAGTCGAGGAGACCCACGACATCCACCGAACGGACGTCTCCAGAGAGGAGTTCCGAGATCTCTGTATCGAGCACACCGAGGAGCAGATCGACGCGATGCGCGAGACGATGCTCGACCTGGGATTCTCGCAGGACTGGAACCAGGAGTACGTCACGATGGACCCCGAGTACTGGGGGCTGACCCAGCGCTCGTTCGTCGAGATGGCCGAGGAGGAGTACGTCCACCGCGACGAACACCCGGTGAACTGGTGTCCGCGCTGTGAGACGGCGATCGCCGACGCCGAGGTCGAGGCCGTCGATCGGGAGGGAACGCTCCACTACGTCACCTTCGACGGGGTGGACAACGAGAGTATAGAGATCGCGACGACCCGTCCCGAACTGCTCGCCGCCTGTGTGGGGATGGCGGTCGAGCCGGAGGACGAGCGCTACGACGACCGGGTCGGCGACACGTTCGAGGTGCCACTCTTCGGCCAAGAGGTCGAACTGATCGCCGACAGCGACGTCGACGGCGAGTTCGGCACCGGCGCGGTGATGATCTGTACGTTCGGGGACAAACAGGACGTCACCTGGTGGGCCGAGTACGACCTGGATCTCAGGGCGGCGATCACCGAGGACGGCCGACTGAACGAGCTAGCGGGCGAGTACGCCGGCATCGAGATCGACGAGGCCAAAGAACGGATCGCGGCGGATCTGGATGAGGCGGGCTATCTGGGCGAAACGGAGCCGACCGAGCAGTCGGTCGGCGCGTGCTGGCGGTGTGACACCCCGATCGAGATCCTCTCGACCGAGCAGTGGTTCGTCCGGGTCGACCAGGAGGAGATCCTGGAGAAGGCGAGGGAGATCGAGTGGATCCCCGAACACATGTTCATCAGGCTGCAGGAGTGGACCGAGGGGATGGACTGGGACTGGGTGATCAGCCGCCAGCGGGTCTTCGCGACGCCGATCCCGGCCTGGTTCTGTGCGGACTGCGGGTACGCACACGTCGCGACGGTCGAGGAGACGCCGGTCGACCCGACCGAGGACGGCCCCGAGGTCGGTGCCTGTCCCGAGTGCGGGGCAGAGGACTGGACCGGCGAGACCGACGTGATGGACACCTGGATGGACTCGTCGATCTCAGCGATGTACGTCGGCGGCTGGCCCGAGGCGGAGTTCGAACCCGTCCAGTTGAGAGAACAGGGCCACGACATCATCCGGACGTGGGCCTTCTACACGATCCTCCGGACCGCTGCGCTAGAGGACGAGATCCCGTGGGAGGAGGCGCTGATCAACGGCATGGTCTTCGGCGAGGACGGCCACAAGATGTCGAAGTCGCGGGGGAACACGATCGCGCCGATCGAGGTGGTCGAGGAACACGGCGCAGACGCCTTCCGACAGGCGATCGCGCTGGGCGGCCAGCCGGGCAGCGACATCCAGTTCCAGTCGAAGGAGGTCACCTCCGCCTCGCGATTCCTCACGAAGGTCTGGAACATCAGCAAGTTCGCGCTCGGCCACGTCGACGACCGGACGCCGGGGATCGACGCGCCGGCGTACCGCGCGGTCGACCGGTGGATACTCACCGAACTGGATCGGGTAGCCACCTCCGTGGACGAGCACATGGAGGCCTACCGGTTCGACGCGGCGCTCCGTGAGATCCGCGAGTTCGTCTGGAGCGAACTCGCAGACGACTACCTCGAACTCGTGAAGGGCAGGCTCTACGAGGGCCGGCCGGGCGAGCGAAACGCGGCGCGACACGCGCTCTACACCGCTCTCTCGGGGTCGCTCCGGATGCTCTCGCCGTTCGCGCCCTTCGTGACCGAGGAGGTCTGGAGCCACCTTCCGGGCACCGAGGGGAGCGTCCACGCCGCGGACTGGCCGTCGGTCGACCCGGCGGTCGACTGGGATGACAGCGAGGCCGAGGCGGTCGGGTCGCTGATCGCCGACGTCGCGAGCACGGTCAGGGGCTGGAAGTCGGAGTCGGGGATGGCGCTCAACGCCGACCTCGATCGGATCGAGGTGTACGTCTCGCTGGACGAGGAGTACGCGGTCGACACCTACGACCTCTCGGGGGCGGTGAACGCCCCGGTCTACGTCGAGTACGGCACGCCCGACGTGGACCTGGTCCCGGTCGCGGTCGAGCCCGACCAGAGCGTGATCGGGCCGGAGTTCCGTTCGGAGGCTGGCGCGGTGATGGGCGCGCTCGGCGAGGCGGATCCCGCGGAGGTAAAGGCCCAGCTCGACTCCACGGGGGAAGTCGAACTGGACGTCGACGACCAGGTCGTCGTCCTCGAACCGGACGCACTGGAGGTCAGGGAGGAACTCCAGGCAGAGGGCGGCGAGGAGGTCGAGGTGCTGGAGACCGACGACGCGACGGTGCTGGTCTTCCCCTGAGTCGGGAGGGGTGTGCAAACCTCCCGGATTCGGTCGGATTCGATCCGTCTCGATCAGTCCCCGAGGGCCGTCGCCGTCGCCGCTGCGCCGGCCTCGACGTCCACGTCGGCACCCTCGTCGGCGAGGACGGAGCCGAACGCGGAGATAAAGCCCGTCGCCTTCGCCGGGCGCGCGGAGTGGCCCATACAGCCGACCCGGAAGATCTCGCCCGAGAGGTCGCCGAGCCCGCCGACGATCTCGATCTCGTGTTCGTCGAGCAGCCGCGAGATCACGACACCGTCGTCGACGCCCTCGGGAACGGAGACCGGGTTGAGCGTCGGCAGCCAGTGCTCCTCGCTCACGTTGAGCGAGAGCCCCATCGCCTCGACGCCAGCTTTCATCGCGCCCGCGACGCGGCGGTGGCGATCCCACGTCGACTCGATCCCTTCTTCCGCGAGCATCCGGAGCGACTCCCTGAGCGCGTACGTCGTCGAGATCGGTCCGGTGTGGTGGTAGGCGCGTTCGTCACCCCAGTACTCCCAGACCCCTTCGAGGTCGAGGTACCACGACCGGACGGGCGTCTCCCGCGAGCGGACCTTCTCCATCGCGCGGTCGTTGATCGTGATCGGGCTCGCACCCGGTGGTGCCGAGAGACACTTCTGCGAGCCGGAGTAGACGACGTCGACGTCCCAGTCGTCGGTGTGGAACTCACAGCCGCCGAGCGACGCCACCGTGTCGGCGACGGCGTACGCGTCGTACTCCTGTGCGATCCGGGTCAGTTCGTCGACGTCGGTCTGACGGACGCCCGTGCTCGTCTCGCCGTGGACGAATCCGAAGACCGTGGGCTGGTACTCCTCGAAGGCTGCCTCGACCTCTGCGGGGTCGAGCGGTTCGCCCCAAGGTGCGTCGACCGTCACGACGTCGCCGCCGGCACGGGCGGCGATCTGGCCCATCCGGTCGCCGAAGTAGCCGTTGTCAGGTACCAAGACGGTCTCGCCCGGCTCGACGAGGTTCGCGAACGCGGTCTCCATCGCGGCCGAGCCGGTACCGCTGACGGCGAGTGTGTACTCGTTCTCCGTGTCGAAGAGGTAGCGAAGTCCCTCCTGGACGTCGTCCATCACGTCGACGTAGAACTCGTCGAGGTAGCCGACCAGCGGGGTCGCCATCGATCGGAGCACGCGCGGGTGGACGTCGCTGGGGCCGGGACCCATGAGCGTTCGGTCCGGGGGTACGAGTTCGCCGATGTCTGGTGCGTCCCTCATACCTCGGAGAGCTACCGCGAGGACGAAAACACCTCCGACCTGGATCGGGGATCGATCGACACACCGAGACGGTGGCCCGGGCGCGACCGCCGCCCTTTTCTCGCCGACGGGAGAGCCGGGCACATGGATCCACGGGTACGCGAGCACGCCGAGGTACTGGTCGACTGGAGCGCACGGGTCGAACGCGGCGACGACGTCGTCCTGAGCGTGGCGGAGGGGAGCCACGACCTCGCCGTCGCGGTCGCCGAGGCGCTCGGCGAACGGGGTGCGAACCTCGTCGCGACGTACGACTCCGACGAGGTACTCCGGGCGTATCTCACGAACTA
This region of Halalkalicoccus sp. CGA53 genomic DNA includes:
- a CDS encoding winged helix-turn-helix domain-containing protein, with protein sequence MSDERRGRKPRVSDEEILDVFRNSADPVLIASEIAEHVDISRRAVNYRLTNLEDEGILRSKQVGGRSTVWWLPGYTKT
- a CDS encoding MATE family efflux transporter is translated as MLRLAWPIVVFQLLQVTYNLADTLWLGQLSADAVGAISLAFPLVFLLIAIAGGFTTAGSILVAQYTGAKSDASAGLFAGQTIAFVGILACVLGIVGYFYTEPALALLPSDAVTEERVIPLAADYMRIFFLGLPFLFGFYVFEALMRGYGNTQLPMRLMLVSVVINVAIDPFLIFGFDENPLFVWLSLTDLEATLFAATDFSGYGIEGAAIATVFSRGVASALAFYVLFGTDLGPDVALSHLRLDPENVWEITRLGVPTSLEQSANALALVVLTAMVVSFAPPVVAAYGLGNRLISLVFLPALGLSRATETIVGQNLGAGRPDRAGRAVGLSATAAGGVLLLVAVVAVVLARPINAVFIGAETEGAAETVSLATEYLRIRSVEFAFIGVMQVVLGGFRGAGNTKTAMALSWLNLWGVRVPAVFLLAFVAGWGATGIWVGMSLGHIVGAVVAGGWFLRGTWRESIVDDERVEGSEVDPVSGEE
- a CDS encoding 2Fe-2S iron-sulfur cluster-binding protein, whose product is MVDLLALSAGVFLTLVVVVFHFARGTERVIPDDIADDVLEHRAATVRETEFPEPMNRSIGGGAAAGAIAGGADAEGELEGGEEVEEEPSPADIPEDEVEYFEIEYTKEGTTVEVANNETLLEAGEDEGWDLPYACREGQCVSCGGRVADGDSREYVVHDNQQMLEEPELEDGYVLTCVAYPKADFTLETRETP
- a CDS encoding DJ-1/PfpI family protein, giving the protein MDTTVAIVLYEGFDELDAIGPYEVVETARAFGGEIRATLGTLDPVETVTASHGLRVAVDGTLSETEFDVLLVPGGGWSSRPEHGAWGEAERGDLPQRIAVAHEEGATVASVCTGGMLLSRAGVLDGRPATTHASALADLRETDAEVVEARVVDDGDVLTAGGVTSGLDLALHLVERECGAELAERVATELEYDRREVYSSRTTS
- a CDS encoding decarboxylating 6-phosphogluconate dehydrogenase, whose amino-acid sequence is MQLGVTGLGRMGRIVVDRTLAAGHEVVAYDLSDAAVEAVGEAGAIPASSIEELCAALGEEKRIWLMVPAGDAVDATLADLDPHLEESDVVVDGGNSHFERSVERAAACSGTYLDCGTSGGPASAEEGFSLMIGGPEWAYEECVPVFDAVATGPEGHARMGESGAGHYVKMVHNGVEYALMGAYGEGFELLAEGRYDLDLESVARTWNNGAVIRSWLLELCEEAFAEEGSDLGTVADRIEGGSTGTWTVEEALAQEVPVPLIYAALAERFDSRNEGRFSRRLCNRLRYGFGRHEVVRDE
- a CDS encoding DUF4399 domain-containing protein, translating into MPHDSDGRSIRYSRRGVLLTGSAVSATALAGCLDDDQEETEPDDGTETDADGADDEDDGEVSDDDAEDEEADDDYDVADQPEDASVSFVEPGDGDTVETPVHFEFETEGFELASVDEDPAVGEGHLHVLGEDDCYPDGEVIPGPADDLEEDNEVWHLSDGSDTAEIEMDPGEYDVCVQIGDTLHRAFGETDEISITVVDEGEGEGDDA
- a CDS encoding valine--tRNA ligase, which produces MTGMDDSYDPESVERRWRAKWQETDVYRYEDTGAPDYRIDTPPPYPTGNFHIGNALGWCYMDFAARYRRLAGYDVLYPQGWDCHGLPTEVKVEETHDIHRTDVSREEFRDLCIEHTEEQIDAMRETMLDLGFSQDWNQEYVTMDPEYWGLTQRSFVEMAEEEYVHRDEHPVNWCPRCETAIADAEVEAVDREGTLHYVTFDGVDNESIEIATTRPELLAACVGMAVEPEDERYDDRVGDTFEVPLFGQEVELIADSDVDGEFGTGAVMICTFGDKQDVTWWAEYDLDLRAAITEDGRLNELAGEYAGIEIDEAKERIAADLDEAGYLGETEPTEQSVGACWRCDTPIEILSTEQWFVRVDQEEILEKAREIEWIPEHMFIRLQEWTEGMDWDWVISRQRVFATPIPAWFCADCGYAHVATVEETPVDPTEDGPEVGACPECGAEDWTGETDVMDTWMDSSISAMYVGGWPEAEFEPVQLREQGHDIIRTWAFYTILRTAALEDEIPWEEALINGMVFGEDGHKMSKSRGNTIAPIEVVEEHGADAFRQAIALGGQPGSDIQFQSKEVTSASRFLTKVWNISKFALGHVDDRTPGIDAPAYRAVDRWILTELDRVATSVDEHMEAYRFDAALREIREFVWSELADDYLELVKGRLYEGRPGERNAARHALYTALSGSLRMLSPFAPFVTEEVWSHLPGTEGSVHAADWPSVDPAVDWDDSEAEAVGSLIADVASTVRGWKSESGMALNADLDRIEVYVSLDEEYAVDTYDLSGAVNAPVYVEYGTPDVDLVPVAVEPDQSVIGPEFRSEAGAVMGALGEADPAEVKAQLDSTGEVELDVDDQVVVLEPDALEVREELQAEGGEEVEVLETDDATVLVFP
- a CDS encoding pyridoxal-phosphate-dependent aminotransferase family protein encodes the protein MRDAPDIGELVPPDRTLMGPGPSDVHPRVLRSMATPLVGYLDEFYVDVMDDVQEGLRYLFDTENEYTLAVSGTGSAAMETAFANLVEPGETVLVPDNGYFGDRMGQIAARAGGDVVTVDAPWGEPLDPAEVEAAFEEYQPTVFGFVHGETSTGVRQTDVDELTRIAQEYDAYAVADTVASLGGCEFHTDDWDVDVVYSGSQKCLSAPPGASPITINDRAMEKVRSRETPVRSWYLDLEGVWEYWGDERAYHHTGPISTTYALRESLRMLAEEGIESTWDRHRRVAGAMKAGVEAMGLSLNVSEEHWLPTLNPVSVPEGVDDGVVISRLLDEHEIEIVGGLGDLSGEIFRVGCMGHSARPAKATGFISAFGSVLADEGADVDVEAGAAATATALGD